A single genomic interval of Scyliorhinus canicula chromosome 15, sScyCan1.1, whole genome shotgun sequence harbors:
- the LOC119979128 gene encoding complement C1q tumor necrosis factor-related protein 1-like: protein MKASLSLIVSLLAVTVSSKRIHFQKETVRSSCVRCCGPLEKPASPYRLSPSHRMASDHPIYAMPEIKPKIDMTILKGSKGEQGERGMPGKTGKAGPIGSVGTTGLKGDKGQVGIPGNNCKQHYAAFSVGRKKGIQSKELQTQLIFDTEFVNLYHHFNMFTGKFYCFVPGVYFFNLNVHTWNFKETYLHLVRNGEEVVILYTQPSNRSIMQSQSVMLDLSEKDEVWVRLYQENRENAIYSGEGDVYITFNGYLIKAAAEGSD, encoded by the exons ATGAAGGCTTCACTTTCTCTGATTGTTTCCTTGCTGGCTGTCACCGTCTCATCGAAAAGAATTCACTTTCAAAAAGAGACCGTCCGATCTTCATGTGTCCGATGCTGTGGCCCGTTGGAGAAGCCTGCGTCTCCATACAGATTGTCGCCCAGCCACAGGATGGCAAGCGACCATCCTATCTACGCCATGCCTGAGATCAAGCCAAAGATAGACATGACGATATTAAAAG GCTCCAAAGGAGAGCAAGGGGAGAGAGGAATGCCAGGAAAAACAGGAAAAGCAGGACCCATTGGTTCCGTTGGTACTACAGGCCTCAAGGGGGACAAAGGACAAGTGGGCATTCCGGGGAACAATTGCAAGCAACATTATGCAGCattctcagtgggccgcaagaagGGGATCCAGAGTAAAGAACTCCAAACGCAGCTGATTTTTGACACAGAGTTTGTCAACCTCTACCATCACTTCAACATGTTCACGGGCAAGTTCTACTGTTTCGTCCCGGGAGTCTATTTCTTTAACCTCAACGTGCACACCTGGAACTTTAAGGAAACgtacctccacctcgtgcgcaatggtgaggaggtggtgatcCTGTACACTCAACCCAGTAACCGCAGCATCATGCAGAGCCAGAGTGTCATGCTGGACCTGAGTGAGAAAGATGAGGTTTGGGTGCGGCTATACCAGGAGAACCGGGAAAATGccatttacagtggggagggtgACGTCTACATCACATTCAATGGCTATTTAATCAAGGCAGCAGCAGAAGGGTCAGATTAG